The sequence TCCACCAGTAGGCTGGTAAATAAGCGCCTTCAGCGTAATCAAGGACCGCACCACCTCATCATGCCAGCGCCCCTCGTAAGTGCAGCGTCCGGACCACTCTCGCCATCCGTTTTCGGTTGCCTTTAGCGCAAGTTCCGGATCAACCACCTTTTGCGTCGCTTCGTAGGAAGGTCGATAGTTGAGCGAGAACGGCACACACTCGCCCTCGCTCACGTAAAACTCAGCGACTGTTTTCATATTTTCGCCATGGACCGGGATTTTCGTTCGCAGTTCCAACGTGTGTGGTCCAGCTGTTGCTAACAATAGATCATCGACTTGTTGCACCCAAGGCACGATAGACCCGTAGTCGAACCGAATGATGAGCTCCATGGACATCGCCACCCGTCCACTCAAGCCTTGAACGATACGCAACACATCCCAGCGTTCATCCGACACCGGCATGCAATCGACAATGCGAACAATGCCTTCAACGGTCTCGAACTCGGTTTCTAAAATCAGGGTACCGTCGCGATACTGTCGTTGGGTGGACCGAATCTCGGCTTTTGGTGCAATCAGCCAGCGACCGTGTTCCGGCGCGCCCAGCAACGCTGCAAAGCAAGCGCCCGAATCGAAGCGCGGCAAACAAAGCCAATCAATGGAACCGTCACGACCGACCAAGGCAGCGGTATGGCAGTCACCAATCATTGCATATTCTTCAATAGGAAGTGGCATCAGCAACCTTCATGTTGGTTTAGCAGCCTTCGCTGCGGGCATCATTCTGTTGCGTGGGCCTGCTTCTATGACAGCCCGGCTAGGTGGTGATGGTCGGAGGCAAGCTCATTTCATGATACGCCGGTTTCAAAAACGGCATCATTACTCGGGTAGGACAAACTCGACAGTGACGATCTGACAAGTAGTGAACAGTGTCGTTTAATAGGTGCTGAACCATCCAACATATCGGAGGGCAATCAAGTGGCCAGGGGAAAATAGGTAATCTAAAAAAAACTCCGGAAGATTCAATAATCCAAAAGTAAAATCAATCGTTCGATTGTTTAAAGATAGGCAGTACAAGGCAGCAAGCCCTTAAAAAGCCTGATTAGCCATTTTTTACTATGGCAACATTACGGGTAACTGTTGTGAATATGAGAATAGCATTTCTCAGTTTTTCACATTGTGATATAACGTATCATTGCAGTGCAATATTTTAACTACTCACCCGAAACCAGAAATCCCGATGAAACCAGCTTCCGCAGACGACCTTGGCAAGACCTCGATTCAGGTCATTGAACGCATGATGTCATTGCTGGATACGCTCGCGCTTTATCCCGATCCGGTTAGCCTGAAAGAACTCTCGGCGGCAACCAACCTGCATCCTTCGACCGCACATCGCATTCTGAATGACTTGGTCCTGAAGCGTTTTGTTGATCGCTCCGAACCGGGAACCTATCGACTCGGCATGCGATTGCTGGAACTTGGAAACGTGGTCAAAAGCCGTCTAAACGTGCGCGAAGCAGCGCTTGATTTTATGCGTACTCTTCATCGCAAAACCAATCAAACCGTCAATCTTTCGGTACGTCAAAGTGACGAAATTGTGTATATCGACCGAGCATTTTCCGAGCGTTCAGGAATGCAAGTAGTTCGTGCAATCGGAGGCCGCGCACCATTGCATCTGACCTCAACCGGTAAGCTTTTTTTGTCGATAGATGATCCGAAACTGGTGCGTGCCTATGCGACACGGACAGGTTTAGCAGGTCATAATAAAAACTCGATAACCGATCTGAGCAAACTCGAACGCGAACTAGGATTAGTACGCTCGCTCGGCTATGCACGTGATAACGAAGAGCTCGAACTCGGTGTGCGCTGCATGGCCGCCGGTATCCGTGATGATTCAGGCAAACTAATAGCCGGCCTGTCGATCTCAGCCCCAGCCGATCGTCTGCAAGAAGAATGGGTAGAAGATTTGATGACCACCGCGCAACAGATTTCAGCAGTATTAGGCTACGCCGCAACGGTCCCGTAAACTGCGCTTCGCAAGATTCAAATACGTATCCACCGGAGTTGCAAAAAACCGTCCCAGCAAAGCGTGCCGACGAAGACAGTACGAATGTGCGGAGCCGCGTACGTCGAGCCACGTTGGCGGCAAGGAAAGCACAACGCAGCTGGGGCGATTTTTCGCAGCTCCGAGCCTAGTGCTTTTCGTCTGGTTGCTCATCCAATGTCTCAAACAATGCAATCTGCAATTTCGAGTGAAGTTTCACAAACCGCTGCCACAATAGAAACGCCAATCCAGCTGCAGCAATCAATACTAAAATAAGTAAATTGGTTGTCGGCAAAATTCTACTGCTCAAGATCACGATCAATAACATAATGCCGATGATCGATAATGCTGGAATCACCTCGGCGATCACACGCCGGACCGCGTATGTATGCAAACCGGCGTGCTCTGGTCGTACTGCCATTTCGGCTAACAACATACTGAGCGCCTGTAATTTACGATACGTCGCAATCAAAAATGGTAACGAGATGAGCAGTGCGCCGCCCCAAACGACTGCTTTTTGAATTTGCAAGTCCGCAATCCAGGCAGACATAGCGCTACCCAACGTGTCGGAAAAGTAGCCGCTGATAATGAAAATTGCCGCTACCATTGCTAAATTGACGGTCACCTGTAACAGAATGCGTCGAATGATTTTTGACAGTTCGGCGCGGTCGCCTTGCGGTTGCAGGCTCTCGAGCCAGGTCGAATACATACCGAAGACTGCTGACAATTTGACCGGTATCGACTTCGCCAAGCGTGCTGACAGTGGGTCCGCCAACTTAATCAGATACGGCGTAAGCAACGTCGTCATGACCGATACGGCGACGACCGTTGGATACAGAAAATCACTGGTCACTTTCAGACTGACGCCTAACGCCGCAATAATGAACGAGAACTCACCAATCTGGGCCAGACCCATGCCGACCCGCATGGAAGTCCTGCCGTTGTGACCGGACAAAAAAGTAGCGATGCCACAACTAACCAGTTTACCCAATACTACGGCAATCGTAATCACCAGGATAGGCAACCAATATTTCACCAGAACCGTTGGATTGACCAACAATCCGATGGCAACAAAAAAGATCGCGCTAAACATATCCCGTATCGGTTCAATCAGGCGCTCAATCTGTGGCAAATGCCGGGATTC is a genomic window of Glaciimonas sp. CA11.2 containing:
- a CDS encoding cation:proton antiporter; the protein is MPAVELFIQDLAVIMLIAGVVTVVFNRFKQPVVLGYIVAGIIIGPYTPPFQLIQDEHTIHILSELGVIFLLFSLGLEFSLKKLGKVGATAFLVALAEISLMLWVGYEIGMYFGWKTMDAVFLGAMLAVSSTTIIVKALTELKMKEEKFAQLIFGILIIEDILAIGMIALLSGIAATGSVNAIDVAGTVGRLLLFMIVALVLGILIVPRLLAYVAQFRNKEVFLVTVLGLCFGFCLLVMKLNYSVALGAFIIGAVMAESRHLPQIERLIEPIRDMFSAIFFVAIGLLVNPTVLVKYWLPILVITIAVVLGKLVSCGIATFLSGHNGRTSMRVGMGLAQIGEFSFIIAALGVSLKVTSDFLYPTVVAVSVMTTLLTPYLIKLADPLSARLAKSIPVKLSAVFGMYSTWLESLQPQGDRAELSKIIRRILLQVTVNLAMVAAIFIISGYFSDTLGSAMSAWIADLQIQKAVVWGGALLISLPFLIATYRKLQALSMLLAEMAVRPEHAGLHTYAVRRVIAEVIPALSIIGIMLLIVILSSRILPTTNLLILVLIAAAGLAFLLWQRFVKLHSKLQIALFETLDEQPDEKH
- a CDS encoding IclR family transcriptional regulator, with protein sequence MKPASADDLGKTSIQVIERMMSLLDTLALYPDPVSLKELSAATNLHPSTAHRILNDLVLKRFVDRSEPGTYRLGMRLLELGNVVKSRLNVREAALDFMRTLHRKTNQTVNLSVRQSDEIVYIDRAFSERSGMQVVRAIGGRAPLHLTSTGKLFLSIDDPKLVRAYATRTGLAGHNKNSITDLSKLERELGLVRSLGYARDNEELELGVRCMAAGIRDDSGKLIAGLSISAPADRLQEEWVEDLMTTAQQISAVLGYAATVP